Proteins co-encoded in one Kutzneria chonburiensis genomic window:
- a CDS encoding mycothiol transferase, which yields MNIAELLTDGFGRVHGVVHEVVDGLNADQLAWRVTPEANSIAWLVWHLTRVQDDHVSEVAGVPQAWTAEGWAERFSLPFDEDATGYGHDSDDVAAVRVSADLLAGYFDAVYARTIAYVAKLGDADLDQVVDRRWDPPVTLGVRLVSVVDDDIQHAGQAAFVRGVLPG from the coding sequence GTGAACATCGCCGAGCTGCTCACCGACGGCTTCGGCCGGGTCCACGGCGTCGTGCACGAGGTGGTGGACGGGCTCAACGCCGACCAACTGGCGTGGCGTGTGACGCCCGAGGCCAACTCCATCGCGTGGCTGGTGTGGCACCTCACGCGCGTGCAGGACGACCACGTGTCCGAGGTTGCCGGCGTGCCGCAGGCGTGGACGGCCGAAGGCTGGGCCGAGCGCTTCTCGCTGCCGTTCGACGAGGACGCCACCGGTTACGGCCACGACTCCGACGACGTCGCCGCCGTGCGCGTCTCCGCGGATCTGCTCGCCGGCTACTTCGACGCCGTCTACGCGCGGACCATCGCCTACGTCGCCAAGCTCGGCGACGCCGACCTCGACCAGGTCGTCGACCGCCGCTGGGATCCTCCGGTCACGCTCGGTGTGCGTCTGGTCAGCGTGGTCGACGACGACATCCAGCACGCCGGCCAGGCCGCGTTCGTCCGCGGCGTCCTGCCTGGTTGA